Genomic window (Bosea vaviloviae):
GTCGCAAACGGCCGGGCTTTCCTGGCGACTCCAGGCCCGACCAATATTCCCGACCGGGTTCTCCAGGCGATGATGCGCCCGGCCGAGGAGCTCAGCTCGGCGACGATCGTCAACCTCACCGAGTCGGTGCTCGACGACCTCAAGCAGATCTTCCGCACCACCGGCGAAACCTTCGTCTACACCGCCAACGGCCATGGCGGCTGGGAGGCGGCTCTGAGCAATGTGCTCTCGCGCGGCGACAAGGTGCTGGTGCTGGCGAGCGGGCGCTTCGCCGTCGGCTGGGGCGAAATGGCGCACTTCATGGGCGCCGAGGTCGAGGTTCTCGCCGGGACCTGGCGCCGGGCGGTCGATCCCGCCGCCGTCGAGGAGCGCCTGCGGCAAGACACCCGGCATGAGATCAAGGCCGTGCTGATGGTCCAGATCGACACCGCCTCGGGCGTCGTCAACGACGTGCCCGCGGTGCGCAAGGCGTTGGACGCCGTCGGCCACCCGGCCTTGTTCATGGTCGACGGCGTCGCCTCGGTCGGCTGCATGCCCTTCGAGATGGATGCCTGGGGCATCGATGTCGCGATGTCGGCCTCGCAGAAGGGGCTGATGTCCTCGCCCGGCCTCGCCTTCGTCGCCGCCAATGAAAAGGCGATGCAGGCCCATCAGACCGCGACGATGAAGACGCTCTACTGGGACTGGTCGTCCCGCATGAACACGCTGGCCTATATGAAGCATTGCGGCACGGCCCCGGAGCATCTGCTCTTCGGCCAGCGCGCCGCGCTCGACATGATCCTGAGCGAGGGGCTGGAGGCGGTTTGGAAGCGCCATGAGCTGCTCGCCGGCGCGACCCATGCGGCGGTGTCGAAATGGATCGAGGGCCAGGCGCTGGCCTTCAACATCCCGGAGCCCTCGCAGCGCGCGCCCTCGGTGACGACGATCCTGACGCAAGGCGTCGAGGCCGCGACGATCACCGACCATGCCCGCGACATCTGCGGCGTGACGCTGGGTCTCGGCATCGGCGAGCTGACCGGAAAAGCCTTCCGCATCGCCCATATGGGCCATGTCAACGCGCCGATGGTGCTGGGCGCGCTCGGCGCCGTCGAGATGACGCTGCAGGCCAAGGGCATCCCCCATGGCAGCGGCGGCGTCGCGGCGGCAGTGGCCTTCCTGGCGGAAGGCGTGCGCTAAGGCAGCGCAAGCCCCGTCATTGCGAGCGCAGCGAAGCAATCCAGGAGGCTCGCACGACGGCCCCTGGATTGCTTCGCTGCGCTCGCAATGACGATCAAGCCCTGTGGCAAACGATCTGGCCCGGCGGCTCAGCCCCCAGCAGACCCAGCCGGAACGACGCCCTCAAAGCCATAAAGCCTGTGCGCGTTGTCGACGAAGACGCGCTTGCGCGCCGCCTCGTCCGGCACCCACTCGGCCAGGAGGTCGAGCAGGTCGCCGACATTCATCATCACCTGCCAATGCGCGACATGGGGCCAGTCCGAGCCCCAGACGCAGCGCTCGGGCGCCGCCTCATGCAGCAGCCGGGCGAAGGGAATGGTGTCCGCATAGGGCGGTCCCTCTACGCTGTTGCGGTAGGCGCCCGAGAGCTTGACCCAACCGCCATCGCGCAGGAGCGAGAGCAGCGTCTGGAAGCCCGGATCGTCGAGGCCGCGCGAGACCGGGAAATGGCCCCAATGGTCGAGCACGAAGGGAACCGGCAGCTTCCCCAGCCTCGGCGCGAGCGGGACGAGATCGCGCGCATCGATCAGGAATTGCAGATGCCAGCCCATCTCCCGGGCCAGCGCCGCATAGGCGTCGAGCTGCTCGAAGCCGATGCCGCCGCCATAGAGGATGTTGAGCCTGAGACCGACGATGCCGGTCTCCTGCAGCTCCGCAAGCTCCCGGTCGCGCAGGCCGAGCGGGATGACGGCAATGCCGCGCAGCCTGTCGCGATGGGCCCTCAGGGTCTCGACGGTCAATCGATTGTCGGTGCCATGCACGCTGACCTGGACGAGCACGCCATAGCTCATGCCGGTGGCATCGAGCATGGCAAGATAGCGGTCCGCCGTCGCCTCCGGCGGGGTGTAGCTGCGGCTCTCCACGAAGGGATAGGCCGGTGGCAGGCCGATGACATGGGCGTGGCTGTCGACCGCGCCTGGCGGCACGCGATAACGCGTCGGCCCATGCGGGCGAGGATCGGGCCCCGGGCATGCCGGAGCCCGATCCTGATTGGAGCTCGCCTCACGCATCGGCATGGAGCACCTTGCCGCGGGTTTCAGGCAAAGCGTAGGCCGCCGCGAAGAACACCACATAGGCGATGACGGCGAAGATGCAGATCGCGTTGGCGAGCGTCGTGGTCTGCGAGAGATAGCCGACGAGGAAGGGGAAGAGCGCGCCCATGCCGCGTCCGAAATTATAGCAGAAGCCCTGGCCCGAGCCGCGCAGCCTTGTGGGATAGAGCTCGGTCAGGAACGCCCCCATGCCGGAGAAATAGCCGGAGGCGAAGAATCCGAGCGGGAAGCCGAGCACCCACAGCACCTCGTTCGATAGCGGCAATTGCGTATAGGCCGCGACGACCGCGATCGCGCCGAGCGAGAAGACCAGGAAGAGGTTCCTGCGGCCGAATCTATCGGCATACCAGGCCCCGACGAGATAACCGGCGAAGGAGCCGACGATCAGCGCCGCGAGATAGCCCGTCGAGCTGACGATCGAGAGCTTGCGCTCGGTCGTCAGGAAGCGCGGCACCCAGAAGGTGATGGCGTAATAGCCGCCCTGGCAGCCCATCGAGACGAGGGAGGCGAGGACCGTGACCTTCAGGATCGGGCCCTGGAAGATTTCGAGGATGGAGGGGCTCTCGCCCTTGGCGGCGACCTTGGCGCGCGTTTGCGCCGCGACCTCGGGCTCCTTCACATAGGCGCGCAGATAAAGCACCAGCAGCGCCGGCAGCGCACCGATCGCGAACATCCAGCGCCAGGCCTGTTCGGGCGGCAGGTAGGAGAACAGGGCAGCCTGCGCCAGCACGGCGAGCCCCCAGCCGACGGCCCAGCCCGATTGCACGGAACCAACGGCGCGGCCGCGATATTGCGCCCGGATGGTCTCGCCCATCAGCACGGCGCCGGCCGCCCATTCGCCGCCGAAGCCCAGGCCGAGCAAGGCGCGGCAGATCAGGAGCTGGTCGAAATTCTGCGCGAAGGCGCACAGCAGCGAGAAAAACGAGAACCAGATGATCGTGAGCTGGAGCGTCCGCACCCGGCCGATCCTGTCGGCGAGATAGCCCGCGCCCCAGCCGCCGAGCGCCGAGGCCAGCAAGGTCACCGTGCCGGCGAGGCCAGCGGTACCGGGATCGACGTTCCAGAGCTGGATGATCGTGCCGATCACCAGCGGGTAGATCATGAAATCCATGCCATCGAGGGCCCAGCCGGTGGCGCAGGCCCAGAAGGTGCGCTTCTCCGGGACGGTCATGTCCTTGTAGAAGCCGGTCAGGCTCGTATCCTCGATCGGAACGATCGTTGCTGGTGTCGTCGACATTCTTGCCTCCCTGGCCTCGCCTTCGGTCGGGCGAGCGCTGAAGCGGGACGATGTTGCGATGCCGCCGGGAATGTCTGCCGGAAAACAGGCGCGTGGCCCCCGGAAGCCGGCGCTTTTGTCAGAAAATCACTCTTCGCCGCGCTTGAGGCGCCGAAAGCGCGCCGGGCTCAGCCCGGTGATCGTCCGGAACGCCGTCCCGAGATGGGATTGCGAGGAGAAACCGACGGCGAGCGCGATCTCGGCGATCGTCATCCCGGAAGCGCAGAGAAGATCGCCGGCCGCCTCTACCCGTTGCTCGACGACGAAACGATGCGGCGTCTGGCCGGTGGAGCGCTTGAAGCTGCGGATGAAGGCGGAGGGGCTGAGACCCGACAGTTTCGCCATGTCGGAGAGCGTGATGTCGCGCCCCGGATCGGCACGAACGAAATCCGCGATCCGCGCGCGCATGCCGGCGTCGAGATCGCGGAGGTGCTCGCCTGATGCGCTGCTCGGGGCGGCGTAACGGTCCGACAGATGCAGCGCCAGCGTATAGGCGAGCTGCTCGGCCAGCAGAGATTGGCCGGAATGGGCGGCCTCACTGGCCTCGACCAGCCGCTGGGCGGCCTGCGACAGAAACGGGTCGTCGACGTCCCAGGCCTTGTCCATCAGTTCGATCGGCGTCGATCTGCCCTGGCCAGCCCCGACATCCCTGAGCAGCGCATCGCCCAGATAAAGCAGTAGCAGCTTTCCGGACGGGACATCGGGAACCGCGTCGACGAAGACCTTCCGTCCCGGCTGCCCGATGCGGAAACGCCCGGCCGCAACGCGGCCATCACGACGGACCCGGCCGTCCTCGATCAGCACATGACGGCGCACATCATAGAGGGTGATCGCGACGGTCGCGACAGGCAGCTCGCCATAGTCATAGAGATGCGGGCCCGTGACCTCGCTCAGCGCCGCGGCAAACCCCGTCTTCGACCACAGGTCGACGAGTGCCGACTGCCTGCGGCCGGTCACGAACTCCGCGTGCCGAACTGGATCTAGCCTCATGGGAAACAAACCGGCTTCAGACGATCGGCGACTTTCCGCACACAAGCGCCGCAACCGCAAGAGAGAGCCGCAAAGACCGCTGATTTCGCTGCTGACGCGACCGGCGGCCGGCTCCGCGTAACCTTTCCGCGCATCGCTCGGGTCGAAGTCGGCCTTCCGGCCCCGCAGAGAGCCCGGCCTGCGGTGAAGCCAAAGATTTCAATGGCTTCGTCCTGACCATCTCTGCGCCGTCATTCCGGACGCAGCGCAGCGGAGCTCCGGAATCCATCATAGAGCTCCTGAGCCCTCCGATGGATTCCGGATCGGCGCCGCTAGCGCGGCTTGTCCGGAATGACGGCGCGGGTGATGCCCAGCGATCGGAGGTTATCGCTCGATCGATTTCAAGTCAGACTCTCTGGATGAGGGCTCAGGAGGTTTGCCGCCCTTCGCCCGCAAGCCCGCCCTCGGCGGGTGCCTCCTCCGACAGCGCCTTCAGCGCCTTGACCGTCTCCCTGAGGCCGCGATGCAAGAGCTTGTCGCGGCGGATCACGACCGCGAGCGTACGATGCAGTCGCGGCGAGACTGGGTGCACCACAAAACTGTCTCGGTTCTTGTCCTTGCTCACGGCCATGCCCGGCAGCACGGCGCAGCCGAGCCCCGCGCCGACCATCTCCTTGATCGCCTCGACGCTGCCCAGCGACATGATCGGTTTCAGGCTCACGCCGCCGCGCGCGAACCATTCATCGGCGATCCGCCTCGTATTGCCGCCGGGTTCGTAGAGCAGCACCGGCAGGCCCGACAGCGCCGCCGCGGTGACGCGCGCGGGCAGGCGCATCTCGGGCGGCGCGATCACAACGAATTCATCCTCCAGGATCGGCGTGATCTCGAGGATGCGGCCGGAGACCGGCAGCGAGACCAGCCCGACATCGAGCAGGTTCTCGTCGATCGCCTTGACCATGTCCGAGGTGTTGCCGGTGCTGACCGTGATCTCGAGCGTCGGGAAGCGCCGGCGCAGTTCACGCAGGATCGGCGGCAGCAGGAAGGTGCAGGCGGTCGCGCCGGTGCCGAGCCGCACCCGTCCCATCGCCCCCGTGGCGTGCCGGGCCATGCCGTCGCGCGCAGCCGACACCACGGCCTCGATCTGGCCGGCATGGCCGAGCAATTCGACGCCGGCCACGGTGGGCCGCGCCCGCCTTCCGACGCGCTCGATCAGCATCACGCCGAGACGCCGTTCGAGCTGGCGGATCTGCAGGCTCACCGCCGGCTGGCTCAGATTCAGCTTTTCGGCGGCAGCGGTGAAACTGCCGAGCGCGATGACGTCGCAGAAGGTCTGAAGCTGGTCGAGATTGAAATCGCGCATGCCCAAAGGGCTTCCTTTGCCAAGAGCTTCTCTTACCAAAGAATTTCTCATGCTTTGCATAATTGGCAAAAGCTTCTTTTATCGAAGGCGCTCCGGCAATGTCACCCGGTCGCTCGGAAATGAACCGGGCTCGTTCAGGCCGCCCTCTCATGCCGACAGACTTGCCCATGCCAACAGACCTGCCCATGCCGACAGATTGGCTCGCGATCGCACGCTCCTGCGCGAATTTGGCCGCCCCCTCGCCAGCCCGCCGCTGTCGCGCCATCACCAGATGCCGGCCCTGTATGAGCTGGATGATCGGTTCCTGGCCGATCTCGGCATCTCGCGTCTCGAAGCCGAGCATGGCTCGCCCCTGAAGCCATCCCTACCCCACAAGATCGGCCGCGCCCGGCCGGAGGAGAATCCGTGAGAAATCTGGAATTGCATGAAGCCGCTGCCAGCCGGCCGGCGATCCTTGTTCGGGATGCGGTCGAGGCCGACATGGCCGCCGTGCAGGCGATCTACGCCCATCACGTCCTGCATGGGCTGGCGAGCTTCGAGGAGACACCGCCCGGCATCGACGAATTGCTGGCGCGCCGCGCCGCCGTGCTGGAGCTCGGCCTGCCCTATCTCGTCGCCGAGCTCGACGGCAGGGTCGCCGGCTATTGCTACGCCACGGCCTATCGCCCCCGGGCGGCCTATCGGCACACCATCGAGGATTCCGTCTATGTCGCCGACGCACTTGGCGGGCACGGCATCGGCACGGCGCTGCTCGCAGCCTTGATCGCCCGCTGCGACGCCGGCCCCTGGCGGCAGATGCTCGCCAATATCGGCAATAGCGGCAATGCCGGTTCGATCGCGCTGCACCGGCGCTTCGGATTCGAGCCCGCCGGCACCCTGCGCTCCGTCGGCTTCAAACTCGGCCAGTGGGTCGATACCATCCTGATGCAGCGCCCCCTGGGCGTGGGAGACAGCACGCTTCCCGCGATCGGCTTCAGCTCAGAACCCAGCTCTTGATCCCGCGCCGGACCACCCTTTGCCTTGGCCTGTCGCAGCTCATCTCCTGGGGCATCTCCTATTACCTGATCGGCAGTTTCGGCGAATTGATCGCCAATGATCTCGGCTGGTCGGGCGCTGTCGTCTATGGCGGCTTTTCCGCCGCGCTGCTGGTGATGGGCCTGACCTCGCCCCTCGTCGGACGCCTGGTCGACCGTCATGGCGGCCTGCCCGTGATGGCGGCGGGCGCGCTGCTCAACGCCGCCGGCTGCGCCGGGCTCGCTCTCGCCGAAACGGTGCCGGCCTATTACGTCGCCTGGATCTGCCTCGGCCTGGCGATGCGCCTGACGCTCTATGACGCCGCCTTCGCGGCGCTGGCCCGGATCGGCGGGCCGCAGGCGCGCGGCCCGATCGCGCAGATCACGCTGCTCGGCGGGCTCGCCTCCACCCTGTTCTGGCCCCTCGGGGCCGAGCTCGCCGCGCATTTCGGCTGGCGCGGCGCGCTCATGGTCTATGCCGGCATCGCGCTGCTCTCCGCACCGCTTTATCTGGCTATCCCGAACCGCCGCTACCAAAACCCCGTCCCGCGCGGCACCGCGACCGAGCAGCGCCCACTCGCCACCAGCCCGCGCGACATCGCGATCGCCGGCGCGCTTTATGCGGCGATTGCGACGCTCGCCAATTTCCTCAATGCCGGCATGTCCGCCCATATGATCGGCATCCTGGCCGGCCTCGGTCTCGCGGCCTCGGTCTCGGTCTGGATCGCCACGCTGCGCGGCGTCGGCCAGTCGCTGGCGCGCCTCTGCGAGGTCCTGTTCGGCCGGCGGATCGAGCCATTGACCCTCAATCTCATGGCCTGCGTGCTGCTGCCGTTCTGCTTCGTCGCGGGCCTCGCCAGCGGGCACTCCAGCATCGCGGCCTTCGCCTTCGCCTTCTGCTATGGCGCCGGCAACGGCATCCTGACGATCACCCGCGGCACCTTGCCCCTGCTGCTCTTCGACCACCGCAGCTATGGCAGCGTCGTCGGCAGGCTGCTCGCGCCGAGCTTCTTCCTCTCCGCCACCGCGCCGGTCGCCTACGCTTCCGTCATCCGGCATTTCGGCGAGACGGGAGCGCTCTACCTGTCGATCGCCATCGCCGTCCTCATGCTGATCGCGGCCGCCCTGCTCAGGCTGCGTTTCCGATCGCCGCAGGCTAGGTGATAGCCAGCCAGCCGACGAAATCGCCGATATCGCTGTCGAGCTCCACAGAGGTCAACCTGAGTTGCTTGGCCAGGTCGCGCGCCTGTCCGGTCGTCTCATGCAGGATACCGACCGCATTTTTGACAATGCCGGCGCTCGTCATGGTTCCTTCCGCAATCGTCGATACCTCCGCAGCATCGCCATAAATCAGCGCTGTGGCAGCGCTCTGCTTTGAAGCCAGTTCCGAGATCGACCGCATCTCCGTTTCCATCTCGCGAATGGTCGCGGAGATCGATTTCACCTCGAGGATGGAGCCGTTTGCGATCGCCTGCAGTGCGCTGATCTGTGCCGAGATATCCCTGGTCGCCAACTCCGTCTGGCCGGCCAGGGCCTTCACTTCGCCGGCGATCACGGCAAAGCCGCGGCCTGCCGGACCAGCCCGCGCGGCCTCGATGGCGGCATTGAGCGCCAGGAGATTGGTTTGCGCCGCGATGGCCGCGATCAGGCCGACGACGGAACCGATCTGGTTTGCACCCGCGCCAAGGCTTTCGACATTGGCGGAGAGCCTGAGCGCGTCCGCAACGCCACGGACGGCGATGTCCCGGTTCCGCTCCATCGTGCTGCCGATCTCCGCGGCGGCCATCGAGAGCTCTTCCGTCGCCGAGGCGGTCACGGCTGCGCTTTCCTGGGTCCGGCGCGCCGCCGAGCTGACCTCGGCGGTTTCGTGGGCCGCAGCCTCGCTCATCTGCGAGGCGCGATCGGCGCTTTTGAGAAAACGGTCGGATGAATCGTAGACGGCCTGATTCAACTCGCGCATTTTCGTCTGGAAATCGGCGGCACCCTCGGCGAGGCGTATTTGTCGCGCGGCGCCATCATCCGAGAGCTTCTGCTGCTCCAGGGCGATGGTCGTATTGATATCCAGCGTGAAGACCCGCCCGACGATCTCCATGTCGCGCGCCATTCCTGCCGGCGAGAAACGGTTTTTCCGGGCCAGAACCAGCGCGATCGGCTCGAGCAGACGCATCGCGATCGACAGGCGCGACCGGGCGCCGAGCGACGATTCAATCTCGATATTGCGGAACCTGACGACTGACGCGACGTATTCCTCGTCGAAATTCGCAGCGAACAACACGCTGAAATGGCTCGAAGCACAGGCAACCATTTCGTCCATTCTGGTCGAAATATCCGCCACCTTGTCGGCATGGACGGCCAGAGCCCGTGCGTAATCGAGGTAACACAGCCTCTCGATATTCTTCTCGACAACCGGTTTCAGCCACCGGAGGAGCGACCGTGTCTTATGATCGAGCGCGAACATCGGCAGACGTTTGCCGATCTCATGCCTGACGATTTCGATGAGGGCTGTCACAGGACGGCCAGACGGTTGGATACTGAGGCCGAGACTACGCGGCAATTTCGTTAACGGCTCGTTACGAATCGCGCCGATCGGAAAAGCCGATCGCCCGAACCCTCAGTCATGCAGTGGCCGGCCAGGTCGCGGCGGGGTGACTCGGCACTGCTGACAGGAGCTGTCAGTGGAAGCCACTCCTGTCGGCCACACTGCGTGATAGACATACCGGCCAGCGCAGGCCGGGGCTGGCATGGCCCGGCTTTTGCCCTATCTCTACGCCTTGCCCCCGAACGGACATCACCATGGCCCGCAAGACCTCGCTCGCCGATCAGGCCGCCGCGCTCGAGGATATGTTCGACGCCAACCGCAAGGTCGATTCGCGCGTGATTTCCGTGCGCGGCGCGCGCGAGCATAACCTCAAGAATGTCGACCTCGCGATCCCGCGCGACAAGCTCGTCGTCTTCACCGGCCTGTCGGGCTCGGGCAAGTCGTCGCTCGCCTTCGACACGATCTATGCCGAGGGCCAGCGCCGCTATGTCGAGTCGCTCTCGGCCTATGCCCGCCAGTTCCTCGAGATGATGCAGAAGCCCGATGTCGACCAGATCGACGGGCTCTCGCCGGCGATCTCGATCGAGCAGAAGACGACCTCGAAGAACCCGCGCTCGACGGTCGGCACCGTCACCGAGATCCATGACTATATGCGCCTGCTCTGGGCGCGGGCCGGCATTCCCTATTCGCCTGCCACCGGCCTGCCGATCGAGAGCCAGACCGTCCAGCAGATGGTCGACCGATTGACCGAACTGCCGGAGAAGACGCGCGGCTATCTGCTCGCGCCGGTGGTGCGCGGCCGCAAGGGCGAATACCGCAAGGAAATGGCCGAGTGGCTGAAGCGCGGCTTCCAGCGCGTCAAGGTCAATGGCGAGTTCTTCGAGATCCCCGACGCGCCCGCGCTCGACAAGAAGTTCAAGCACGACATCGACGTGGTGGTCGATCGCATCGTGATCAGGCCCGATCTCGGCGCCCGCCTCGCCGACTCGCTGGAGCAGGCGCTGGAGCTCGCCGACGGCATCGCCGTCTTCGAATATGCCGATGAGAAGGCCGAGAACGGCGAGGCCAGGCGCGTCACCTTCTCCTCGAAATTCGCCTGCCCGGTCTCCGGCTTCACCATCCCCGAGATCGAGCCGCGCCTGTTCTCGTTCAACAACCCCTTCGGCGCCTGCCCGGCCTGCGACGGGCTCGGCCATGAGATGCGCATCGACCCCGAGATGATCGTGCCCGATCACGCAGTCTCCCTGAAAAAGGGTGCGATCGCGCCCTGGGCCAAGTCGACCTCGCCCTATTACGGCCAGACGCTCGAGGCGCTTGCCAAGCATTTCGGCTTCTCGATGACGAAGCCCTGGAGCGAATTGCCGGAGAAGGCGAGGGACTCGATCCTGTTCGGCACCGGCACCGAGCCCGTGCGCTTCGGCTACAACGACGGCCTGCGTGCCTATGAGGTGAAGAAGCCCTTCGAGGGCGTGATCACCAATATGGAGCGGCGCTGGAAGGAGACGGAGTCGGACTGGGCCCGCGAAGAGATCGGCCGCTTCATGTCCGAGACGCCGTGCAAGGCCTGCGACGGCTTCCGCCTCAAGCCCGAGGCGCTGGCGGTGAAGATCGACATGCGCCATATCGGCGAGATCTCGCGGCTTTCGGTCAAGGACGCGCTCGAATGGGTCAGCGCCCTGCCTTCGCGCCTGTCGAAGAAGCAGAACGAGATCGCCCCGCGCATCCTCAAGGAGATCCGCGACCGCCTGACCTTCCTGCTCGATGTCGGGCTGGAATATCTGACGCTCGCCCGCGGCTCCGGCACGCTCTCGGGCGGCGAGAGCCAGCGAATCCGCCTCGCCAGCCAGATCGGCTCCGGCCTCACCGGCGTGCTCTATGTGCTGGACGAGCCCTCGATCGGCCTGCATCAGCGCGATAATGAGCGCCTGCTCGGCACGCTGCGCCGTCTCAGGGACCTCGGCAACACCGTCATCGTCGTCGAGCATGATGAGGACGCGATCCTGACCGCCGATTATGTCGTCGATGTCGGCCCCGGCGCCGGCATCCATGGCGGCGAGATCGTCGCCAAGGGCACGCCGCAGGACATTCTCGACAACCCGGACTCGCTCACCGGCCGATATCTCACCGGCGAGCTCTCGGTCGCGGTGCCCGACAAGCGCCGCAAGGCTATGAAAGGCCGCTCGCTCAAGATTGTCGGCGCGCGCGGCAACAATCTCAAGGATGTCACCGTCGAGATCCCGCTCGGGCTGTTCACCTGCATCACCGGCGTCTCCGGCGGCGGCAAGTCGACGCTCGTCATCGACACGCTCTACAAGGCGGTGGCGCGCAAGCTCAACGGCGCGATCGACCACCCTGCCCCGCATGATCGCATCGAGGGCATCGAGCTGCTCGACAAGGTCATCGACATCGACCAGTCGCCGATCGGCCGCACGCCGCGCTCCAACCCGGCGACCTATACCGGCGCCTTCACGCCGATCCGCGAATGGTTCGCCGGCCTGCCCGAGGCGAAGGCGCGCGGCTATCAGCCCGGCCGCTTCTCATTCAACGTCAAGGGCGGCCGCTGCGAGGCTTGCCAGGGCGACGGCGTCATCAAGATCGAGATGCACTTCCTGCCCGATGTCTACGTCACCTGCGACGTCTGCAAGGGCAAGCGCTACGACCGCGAGACGCTTGAGGTGAAATACCGCGACAAATCGATCGCCGATGTGCTGGACATGTCGGTCGAGGAAGCCAAAATCCTGTTCAAGGCCGTGCCCTCGATCCGCGAGAAGATGGAGACGCTGCACCGCGTCGGGCTCGACTATGTCAAGGTCGGCCAGCAGGCGACGACCCTGTCAGGCGGCGAGGCCCAGCGCGTCAAACTCTCGAAGGAGCTCTCCAAGCGCGCCACCGGCCGCACCCTCTACATTCTGGACGAGCCGACCACCGGCCTGCATTTCCACGATGTCGCCAAGCTGATGGAGGTGCTGCACGAGCTGGTCGAGCAGGGCAATTCCGTGGTGGTGATCGAGCATAACCTCGAAGTCATCAAGACCGCCGACTGGATCATCGACATGGGCCCCGAAGGCGGCGATGGCGGCGGCGAGGTCGTGGCTCAGGGCACGCCGGAGGATGTCGTCCGCATCGGCAAGGGCCACACCGCGCGCTTCCTCAAGGAGGTTCTGGCGCGGCGGCCGATCAAGAAGGGCGTCAAAGCCCAGCAGGTGCAGGCGGCGGAGTGAGGGGGCGGATACGCCAATGACTGACCTCAGGCAACATCCCGAAATGCTGCCGGGTCGGCTTTTGGCCGGCCAAAGGACAAAGGCTCAGCGCAGACCCGCGAATCCTGGACTGGACGAGGCATCGGAGCCTCAGCGCTTTCCCTTCTCCCCTCGCGGGAGAAGGTGGATCGGCGCAGCCGAGACGGATGAGGGGCGCTGTGAGATCTCCGCCTAGCCGAACACGACGCTAATTGGACAGGGCACGGCGCCCCCTCATCCGGCGCTGCGCGCCACCTTCTCCCGCATCAAAGTCGGCTGTTGCCGACTTTGACACTTTGAGTTGCCCATCTCGGGCAAGCCCGAGATGGGTGGGAGAAGGGAAGAAGAGGCGCGTCATTCTCGGGCGGAGCGAAGCGCAGACCCGAGAATCTCAAGCCGGAAAAGGCGCCGGAGCCTCCGCGTCTTCCCTTCTCCCCTCGGGGGAGAAGGTGGCAGCGCGTAGCGCTGACGGATGAGGGAAGGATGGCTCA
Coding sequences:
- a CDS encoding methyl-accepting chemotaxis protein; this translates as MTALIEIVRHEIGKRLPMFALDHKTRSLLRWLKPVVEKNIERLCYLDYARALAVHADKVADISTRMDEMVACASSHFSVLFAANFDEEYVASVVRFRNIEIESSLGARSRLSIAMRLLEPIALVLARKNRFSPAGMARDMEIVGRVFTLDINTTIALEQQKLSDDGAARQIRLAEGAADFQTKMRELNQAVYDSSDRFLKSADRASQMSEAAAHETAEVSSAARRTQESAAVTASATEELSMAAAEIGSTMERNRDIAVRGVADALRLSANVESLGAGANQIGSVVGLIAAIAAQTNLLALNAAIEAARAGPAGRGFAVIAGEVKALAGQTELATRDISAQISALQAIANGSILEVKSISATIREMETEMRSISELASKQSAATALIYGDAAEVSTIAEGTMTSAGIVKNAVGILHETTGQARDLAKQLRLTSVELDSDIGDFVGWLAIT
- the uvrA gene encoding excinuclease ABC subunit UvrA; the protein is MARKTSLADQAAALEDMFDANRKVDSRVISVRGAREHNLKNVDLAIPRDKLVVFTGLSGSGKSSLAFDTIYAEGQRRYVESLSAYARQFLEMMQKPDVDQIDGLSPAISIEQKTTSKNPRSTVGTVTEIHDYMRLLWARAGIPYSPATGLPIESQTVQQMVDRLTELPEKTRGYLLAPVVRGRKGEYRKEMAEWLKRGFQRVKVNGEFFEIPDAPALDKKFKHDIDVVVDRIVIRPDLGARLADSLEQALELADGIAVFEYADEKAENGEARRVTFSSKFACPVSGFTIPEIEPRLFSFNNPFGACPACDGLGHEMRIDPEMIVPDHAVSLKKGAIAPWAKSTSPYYGQTLEALAKHFGFSMTKPWSELPEKARDSILFGTGTEPVRFGYNDGLRAYEVKKPFEGVITNMERRWKETESDWAREEIGRFMSETPCKACDGFRLKPEALAVKIDMRHIGEISRLSVKDALEWVSALPSRLSKKQNEIAPRILKEIRDRLTFLLDVGLEYLTLARGSGTLSGGESQRIRLASQIGSGLTGVLYVLDEPSIGLHQRDNERLLGTLRRLRDLGNTVIVVEHDEDAILTADYVVDVGPGAGIHGGEIVAKGTPQDILDNPDSLTGRYLTGELSVAVPDKRRKAMKGRSLKIVGARGNNLKDVTVEIPLGLFTCITGVSGGGKSTLVIDTLYKAVARKLNGAIDHPAPHDRIEGIELLDKVIDIDQSPIGRTPRSNPATYTGAFTPIREWFAGLPEAKARGYQPGRFSFNVKGGRCEACQGDGVIKIEMHFLPDVYVTCDVCKGKRYDRETLEVKYRDKSIADVLDMSVEEAKILFKAVPSIREKMETLHRVGLDYVKVGQQATTLSGGEAQRVKLSKELSKRATGRTLYILDEPTTGLHFHDVAKLMEVLHELVEQGNSVVVIEHNLEVIKTADWIIDMGPEGGDGGGEVVAQGTPEDVVRIGKGHTARFLKEVLARRPIKKGVKAQQVQAAE